The stretch of DNA ATCTTAGGAAATTCATTGTTTGCGATTGTCCTCACTTGGAAGTAGTGATCCCTCTTCGGCCTTCAGCCACATTTTCTGAACTTTTAATCAGCAGAGTTTCAACATCTCTGACGATGGACAAATTTTACATGGAAACATTCGAAATTAGGCCAAACAGTCTTTTGGGTGAGTCATTTGGTGAGATGAGACTGGATGAAAAAATCTTGGCATTCCATAATCTGAGGGACCTCAAATGCTTGGAAATAAATTCATGCTGGAATCTGACGTCTATTTCACTAATAAGTTTTCATCAGCTCGTATCTTTAGAGAGTTTGACAATAgggcactgcacaaaactcttctcttcaGATGTTGTGTCAGCGCACACCCATGAAGACATGATAGCTGCAGATTATATAGCCCTACCATGTCTTGATAGTCTCAGTATTTTTTCATGTGGAATAACAGGGAAGTGGCTATCTCTGATGCTTCGACATGCGCCGGCAGTGAAGAAATTGATGTTAAATGGATGTCCAAAGTTGACACAGTTACGGATTGAAGAGGAAGAAAACGGCCAGTCGAATCTCAACCCAGCCTCGGAGGCTTCATCATCAGGATATCAAAATGGTTTGTCAGCAAGCTCAGATCCAGACGGTTTGTGGTGCATCCCGTCGAATCTCACCACTTCTCTCAAAACTATAAATATTGAAAGATGCCCTCATCTAATATTTGACGTCGCCAGATTTACCTCCCTCGAGGAACTACAAATACTCGGGGGATGCCCCAAGATGCTCTCGTCTTTGGTGCACGGAAGACTGCTCCTACCGCAATCACTTGAACAAATTTTAATATATGAGTATCCTCAAGAAACCATTCAGCTGTGCTTTCTGAATAACCGCACGTGCCTCAAAAAGATACAATTATTTTATAGCTCAGCTTTGAATTCTCTAATGCTGCACTCCTGTACATCGTTGGAAGACTTGACAATTAGAGAATGCAAATCACTCACTGCATTACATGGCATGGAATCGCTCAGGACTCTCAGGGCTTTGGCACTATATTCGAACTCAAGTTTGGAGCTTCTACAGCTGAAACCCTTGACACTGCTAGAAGATCTTGACATTGTACACTGTACTTCACTCGTCCCACCAGAGGGCTTGCGATCCCTCATGAACCTCCGGCATTTCGAAGTAGTCGGATCCCTGACAGGGTTTGGAGAGAGTTATGATGGGATCATTTTCCCTAGACTGGAAAGTCTTACTATCGATATTTTGTCTCGCCTTACCACGCCATTCTGCAAGGGCCTCACCAGCCTCCAACGACTAGAGCTATATGATTTGAAAGAAGCAAGATTAACAGATGAGCAAGAGAAGGCACTTCTGCTCCATAGGTCCCTGCAGGATCTCCATTTTCTCAACTGTGATGACCTTGTACATCTTCCGGTGAGGCTGCACAGCCTTCCTTCCCTCAAGAGGATAAAGATCGGATGGTGTCCACGCATCTCAGAGCTACCCAAGGAGGGCCTCCCACCTTCGCTGGAGAAACTTGTTATAGTATATTGTGATGATCTGGAAGATCTTCCTGCGGGGCTGCACAGCCTTCCTTCCCTCAAGAAACTGAAGATCGACTGTTGTAAGGGACTCTCACGGCTGCCCAAGGAGGGCCTCCCACCCTCGCTGGAACAGCTGGTGATCGAAGACTGCAGCAGCAAGCTCTCAAAACAATGCAGATTGCTAGCAACAAGCAAGTTAAAGGTCAAGATTGATGAGCCCTTTTTGGGATGATTACCTGCTGTCTTGCTGC from Triticum aestivum cultivar Chinese Spring unplaced genomic scaffold, IWGSC CS RefSeq v2.1 scaffold194919, whole genome shotgun sequence encodes:
- the LOC123176455 gene encoding putative disease resistance protein RGA3, with the translated sequence PFLSSCSISNVTGEAMPVSVCNSSSRKRMRIGRESTQVTTDNTNLWNKDGFSSRLRELINQLQGIQGDVRGVINIPVLDSVAASNHRWSTTYFACRRTSSLHQRKMYGRSAEKKFIIKLISEHKSTGGVTVLPILGIGGIGKTALAQLVYNEPAVENQFDHKIWIWVSNNFDEVRLTREMLDFVSQETHGGLCNLAKLQEILKCNQLLAPFKSDNANNNLILMTTRKPSVAKRRGTAEPIKLGALEKDDFWLLFKAHAFGDENYEEQESLSGIGQKIAQKLKGNPLAAQTAGALLREHLTVEHWTNGLKNEDWKSLHLSSGIMSSLKLCYDELPFPLQQCFSYCSIFPYGYQFPAEELVCMWISHGFVKLDDSSASLKDTGWYYLTDLVNLGFFEQVISSMSNIPCTKMFEEKLRSSFTSVTKLRVNHGHLQYLKLQDSHVELESSPQVSSKFFNRVLDGRLTSLQTIHLENCGECWIVPSLKRPPSLTRLFLRNMQKVREVSFPSLEELVLVEMSELESCVCTSLGDMNSSLRVLDIRNCHALKMFDLLEKHHSFIMKKGSWLPNLRKFIVCDCPHLEVVIPLRPSATFSELLISRVSTSLTMDKFYMETFEIRPNSLLGESFGEMRLDEKILAFHNLRDLKCLEINSCWNLTSISLISFHQLVSLESLTIGHCTKLFSSDVVSAHTHEDMIAADYIALPCLDSLSIFSCGITGKWLSLMLRHAPAVKKLMLNGCPKLTQLRIEEEENGQSNLNPASEASSSGYQNGLSASSDPDGLWCIPSNLTTSLKTINIERCPHLIFDVARFTSLEELQILGGCPKMLSSLVHGRLLLPQSLEQILIYEYPQETIQLCFLNNRTCLKKIQLFYSSALNSLMLHSCTSLEDLTIRECKSLTALHGMESLRTLRALALYSNSSLELLQLKPLTLLEDLDIVHCTSLVPPEGLRSLMNLRHFEVVGSLTGFGESYDGIIFPRLESLTIDILSRLTTPFCKGLTSLQRLELYDLKEARLTDEQEKALLLHRSLQDLHFLNCDDLVHLPVRLHSLPSLKRIKIGWCPRISELPKEGLPPSLEKLVIVYCDDLEDLPAGLHSLPSLKKLKIDCCKGLSRLPKEGLPPSLEQLVIEDCSSKLSKQCRLLATSKLKVKIDEPFLG